CCGAAGTAACGGATCGCCCCGCGCTGTAGCATAAGCGGACAAAGTGGGAACATCAGGCTGCGTGGGTGGTCGTGTCGGGGATTGGCCGGAGCGGCCGCAATCCGGCATGGTTTTCCGTCGATTTCTGATTGGCGCTCCAGATGTAGTCGCCGGTCAGGTTCACATGCTCCCAGCCGATCGGCGAGAGATGTCTGAGGAGGGTTCCGGGCACATCCTCGACCTGGCGTAGGGCCTGTATGGCTTGCGCGAGATAGCGTGTGTTCCAGAGGATGATGGCGGTGACCAGGAGATTCAGGCCAGAGGCTCGATGTGTCTGGTTCTCGAAGGTCCGGTCGCGGATTTCGCCGAGCCGGTGAATGAAGACGGCGCGGGCCAGGCTGTTGCGGGCCTCGCCCTTGTTGAGTTCATGACTGCTTTCACGGCGCAGGCCCGGATCTTCCAGCCAGTCGAGGGTGAACAGCGTCCGCTCGAGACGGCCGAGTTCGCGCAGTGCCGCGGCAACGGCGTTCTGTCGTGGGTAGGCGGCGAGTTGTCGCAGGATCACCGACGCGGACACCGTGCCGGTGCGGATCGAGGTGGCGATCCTCAGGAGATCGGGCCAATGGGCGCGGATGAGATCGACGTTGATGCGGCCGGCGATCATCGGCGCGAGCGTCGGATAGGCTGCCGGTCTGGCAAAACTGTAGAGACGCCGGTCTTTCAGGTCAGGAATTCTCGGCGCGAATACGTATCCGAGCAGGGCGCACAGGGCAAAGACATGATCCGACACCCCGCCGCCATCGGTATGGTGCCGGTGCTGACGTGGCGGCGCATCGCCGTGATGATCAAGCAGGCCGTCGAGGACATGCAGGGCTTCGCTGGCGGTTGCGGCGATCACCCTGGTATGGAACGGCGCGTAGCGATCGGAGAGATGGGTGTAGAATTTCAGACCCGGTTCGGGGCCGTAGTGCGCATTGATCCGGCTCGCATCACGGCCAGAACCGCCGGCGCGGAAGAACTGCCCGTCCGAGGATGAGGCGGTTCCCGACCCGAAGAGGGCGGCGAGCGGCTCGCGGCTCTGGTGTTCGACCAGGCGGCGCAGCGCCAGGGCGTAGGTCTCGTCGCGGATGTGCCAGTCAGCGGTCCAGGCGAGCTGGCCCAGACTGGCGATGCTGCAGGCTTCGGCCATCCGGGTCAGGCCGAGATTGAGGCCATCGGCCAGCAGCCCCGCCATCAGCACCCGGGGATCAGCGGCGGCTTCGCCGGTGCGCAAATGGGTGAAGCAGTCCAGGAAGCCGGTCCAGCCGGCCACTTCCGTCAGCAGGTCGGTGATCCGGATGCGGGGCAGCGTGGCATAGAGCTTCGCTGCCAGCGCTTCGGCCTCGGGCGGAGTCGATTTTTCGATCGGCGTGATTCTCAGCACGCCCTTCTCGATCGTCACATCGGGAAGCAGCCCGCCCCGGGCACGGGCGTCGACCTCGGCCAGCCGCGCATCCAGCCAGGTCCGCCTGGTCTCGATAAAGCGATCGAAGTCAGTCTCGATGGCAACCGGAATGCCGGACGCTTTCTGCAGGACCTGCAGCGTCTCCCTGGAGATCAACCGCTCCTCGAAGGCCCGGTATTGCCGGCTGCCGGTAACCCAGACATCGCCGGCAGCAAGGCGCTGGCGCAATTCCGCCAGGACGCAGAGTTCGTAATAACGCCGGTCGATGCCGTGTGCCGTGAGGACATGCCGCGCCCAGCGCGGCCGGACAAAGGCGGTCGGCGCTGACTTGGGCAGCGTCGAGGCTCCCGCGCTGTTCATGGCGCGCAGCATGGCGATCGCGCGCATCAACGACGCCGCGGCGGGAACACCCTGAAACTCGAAAGTGGCCAGAAACGCCGGCGCCCAGCGCCGAATGCCGGCATAATGTTCGCTCAGCACCTCGTAGGGATCGAAATCTTCCGAACGAACCAGAGTTTCCGCTTCCATAACGGTCGAGCAGAACCGGTCCCAGGGTATCACCTTGTCAATCGCCGCGAAGGGATCGCCCTGGCCGGCGCGCGCAGCCATCAGGGCGGCGCCAATCCTCGCATAAAGCCGGACCTTCTCGTTGATCGCCCGGCCTTCGGCCTGGAACGCCCGGGCATGTCGGCCTTCCGCCTTGCGGAACATCGCGCCGATCAGCCGCTCGAACAGAGTGATCGCCTGATCCGTCAGGCGGGCCGACAGATCGAGATCGATCGCGGTGAGCACGGCATGCCGGCGCCGGCGCTCGTAGCCGGCAACATGCTGCACCGTGGTCCGGCCGGCCTCGCGAACAAGCTGGGCGAGCCGGGATTGATTGATCCGGTGACCGCGCGCCGGATCGATATCGATTGCCCGGATGTGCTCCAACCGCTCGATCACCCCGAGCATGGACGCCGGCTTTGCCGATTCCGGGATCTGGCGAAGCCAGGCCAGCCAGCTCTGGCTGGTGTCCAGGCGC
This genomic window from Acidiphilium acidophilum contains:
- a CDS encoding Tn3 family transposase; the protein is MGHRRILTGEQIAQLFDPLTDRRGIIRHYTLSAADLAMIRRGRGDHHRLGLALMLCYLRYPGRPLHAGEIPDPALVSFVATQIDVLPDSLGAYLRVDQNRRRHSAALQDRLGLRPWGPRVAADLADWLLAHALEADRLVDLAALVLEECRGRGILLPPPARLERLCIEVRYRARREIERRLTEGLSADQRRRLDALTERRLDTSQSWLAWLRQIPESAKPASMLGVIERLEHIRAIDIDPARGHRINQSRLAQLVREAGRTTVQHVAGYERRRRHAVLTAIDLDLSARLTDQAITLFERLIGAMFRKAEGRHARAFQAEGRAINEKVRLYARIGAALMAARAGQGDPFAAIDKVIPWDRFCSTVMEAETLVRSEDFDPYEVLSEHYAGIRRWAPAFLATFEFQGVPAAASLMRAIAMLRAMNSAGASTLPKSAPTAFVRPRWARHVLTAHGIDRRYYELCVLAELRQRLAAGDVWVTGSRQYRAFEERLISRETLQVLQKASGIPVAIETDFDRFIETRRTWLDARLAEVDARARGGLLPDVTIEKGVLRITPIEKSTPPEAEALAAKLYATLPRIRITDLLTEVAGWTGFLDCFTHLRTGEAAADPRVLMAGLLADGLNLGLTRMAEACSIASLGQLAWTADWHIRDETYALALRRLVEHQSREPLAALFGSGTASSSDGQFFRAGGSGRDASRINAHYGPEPGLKFYTHLSDRYAPFHTRVIAATASEALHVLDGLLDHHGDAPPRQHRHHTDGGGVSDHVFALCALLGYVFAPRIPDLKDRRLYSFARPAAYPTLAPMIAGRINVDLIRAHWPDLLRIATSIRTGTVSASVILRQLAAYPRQNAVAAALRELGRLERTLFTLDWLEDPGLRRESSHELNKGEARNSLARAVFIHRLGEIRDRTFENQTHRASGLNLLVTAIILWNTRYLAQAIQALRQVEDVPGTLLRHLSPIGWEHVNLTGDYIWSANQKSTENHAGLRPLRPIPDTTTHAA